From the genome of Thermoflexus hugenholtzii, one region includes:
- the tpiA gene encoding triose-phosphate isomerase produces the protein MRQPLIAGNWKMHKTAAEGQALAQAIRQGLQTDHVEVVLCPPFTALSAVHAVLQGSSIRLGAQNMHWEDAGAFTGEISPVMLKEWCRYVILGHSERRQHFHEDDEMIRRKVAAALRHGLTPILCVGETLAQREAGETGAVVAAQTRRALEGLTPEQAMGIVIAYEPVWAIGTGRAATGADAEEVIRRWIRGTLAEQFGAEVAQRVRVLYGGSVTPENIAEFVCRPSIDGALVGGASLRAESFLGIIHETARAKA, from the coding sequence ATGCGGCAACCGCTCATCGCCGGGAACTGGAAAATGCATAAGACGGCCGCGGAGGGGCAGGCCCTCGCTCAAGCGATCCGCCAGGGCCTTCAAACCGATCATGTGGAGGTGGTGCTCTGCCCACCTTTCACCGCCTTGTCCGCTGTCCATGCGGTCCTCCAGGGCTCCTCCATCCGGCTCGGAGCTCAGAACATGCACTGGGAGGACGCGGGGGCGTTCACCGGGGAGATCTCCCCGGTGATGTTAAAGGAATGGTGCCGGTATGTCATCCTCGGCCATTCGGAACGGCGGCAGCACTTCCACGAAGACGATGAGATGATCCGCCGCAAGGTGGCCGCCGCCCTGCGCCACGGCTTGACACCCATCCTCTGCGTGGGGGAGACGCTGGCCCAGCGGGAAGCCGGGGAGACCGGTGCGGTGGTCGCCGCCCAGACCCGCCGCGCCCTGGAGGGGCTCACCCCGGAACAGGCCATGGGAATCGTCATCGCCTATGAGCCGGTCTGGGCCATCGGGACCGGACGGGCGGCCACCGGAGCCGACGCGGAGGAGGTGATCCGGCGCTGGATCCGGGGGACCCTTGCGGAGCAGTTCGGTGCGGAGGTGGCCCAGCGGGTGCGCGTGCTTTACGGAGGCAGCGTCACCCCGGAGAACATCGCGGAGTTCGTGTGCCGTCCCTCCATCGACGGCGCCCTGGTCGGGGGAGCCAGCCTCCGGGCGGAGAGCTTCCTGGGGATCATCCATGAGACCGCGCGGGCGAAGGCGTGA